The following are encoded together in the candidate division WOR-3 bacterium genome:
- a CDS encoding type II secretion system F family protein has product MPDYIWKGRTASGAIESGEITAASLEEVNRILRERKIVPTSIRPKPKEITLPFLKGRVSTRAISVFTRQFSVMINAGLPLIKCLDIQVSQVESQRFKSILKDLISSVEGGSTLADALRGHKEIFGDLYVNMVEAGEKGGSLASILARLADYLEKSEEIKRKIRGAMIYPAAILFVAIVATAILLVAVIPVFSQMFADLGGQLPLPTRIVIGLSNFVRKYILLIFGAAVGLVLAIRYYYKTEMGHFQIDGFLLKIPIFGTLIKKQAIARFSRTLATLISSGVNILDALEITAGTTGNKLVENAVLRSRASIAQGESIAEPLSKEKELFPPMVVQMITIGEQTGGLDEMLVKVADFYDAEVDQAVANLMSALEPIVMVFLGGIIGGLVVSMYLPIFKMAQQFM; this is encoded by the coding sequence GTGCCTGATTATATATGGAAAGGAAGAACAGCAAGTGGAGCGATAGAAAGTGGAGAAATTACAGCTGCAAGCTTAGAAGAAGTTAATAGAATACTAAGAGAAAGAAAGATTGTTCCAACTTCTATCAGACCCAAACCGAAAGAAATAACGCTTCCTTTTTTAAAAGGGCGAGTTTCTACAAGAGCTATCTCCGTTTTCACGAGACAATTTTCTGTTATGATTAATGCAGGATTACCTTTAATAAAATGTCTTGACATTCAAGTCTCTCAAGTTGAATCTCAACGGTTTAAAAGCATACTTAAAGATTTAATTTCTTCCGTTGAAGGAGGGTCTACTTTAGCAGATGCTTTGAGAGGACATAAGGAAATTTTTGGAGATTTGTATGTAAATATGGTAGAGGCAGGAGAAAAAGGAGGTTCTCTTGCTTCAATTCTTGCACGTCTTGCCGATTATCTTGAGAAATCAGAGGAGATAAAAAGGAAAATTAGAGGAGCAATGATTTATCCTGCAGCTATTCTTTTTGTGGCTATTGTTGCTACAGCTATTCTTCTTGTTGCAGTAATTCCAGTATTTTCTCAAATGTTTGCAGATTTAGGAGGGCAGTTACCTCTACCAACGAGGATTGTTATAGGGTTGAGTAACTTCGTAAGGAAATACATCCTTTTAATTTTTGGCGCGGCAGTTGGACTTGTTCTTGCAATTAGATATTACTATAAGACTGAAATGGGTCATTTCCAGATAGATGGTTTTCTTTTGAAGATTCCTATATTTGGGACTTTGATAAAAAAACAAGCAATAGCAAGGTTTTCAAGAACCCTTGCAACACTTATTTCCTCGGGCGTGAATATTCTTGACGCTCTTGAAATTACAGCTGGAACAACTGGGAATAAGTTAGTAGAAAATGCAGTTTTACGGTCAAGAGCTTCAATAGCTCAGGGAGAATCCATTGCAGAACCGTTAAGTAAAGAAAAAGAGTTATTTCCTCCAATGGTTGTGCAAATGATTACGATTGGAGAACAAACAGGAGGTCTGGATGAAATGCTTGTGAAAGTTGCTGATTTTTATGATGCTGAGGTAGATCAAGCTGTGGCTAATTTAATGAGTGCTCTTGAACCTATTGTAATGGTTTTTCTTGGAGGGATTATAGGCGGATTGGTTGTTTCAATGTATCTCCCAATCTTCAAAATGGCTCAACAATTTATGTAA
- a CDS encoding type IV pilus twitching motility protein PilT: MDYDMKTLLEEMVSRGATDLHLTTASPPVYRKDGILERSNYPPLSPADIEKLVYSILNDEQKKKFEMKKELDLSFGIPGLSRFRANVFYQRGQIACAIRTIPFKIRTFKQLGLPPIVAEMANKQKGLILVTGPTGCGKSTTLAAIIDKINRERKVHIVTIEDPIEYLFRHERAIVNQRQVGADTDGFAIALKYILRQDPDVVMIGEMRDRETMEAALNVAETGHLTLATLHTNSAVESISRIVDTFPEERHNQVRAQIAFVLIGIITQSLIPKKTGGRALAVEILIGTPAVKALIRDNKTHQLYSLMQAGQKYGMVTMNQSLYKLYMDGEITLEDAISYSREPGELEEMIAKKQMVLH; encoded by the coding sequence ATGGATTATGATATGAAAACTTTGCTTGAAGAGATGGTGAGTAGAGGAGCCACAGATCTCCATTTAACTACGGCTTCACCACCTGTTTATAGAAAAGATGGGATCTTGGAGAGATCCAATTATCCTCCTCTTTCACCAGCAGATATAGAAAAATTAGTTTATTCTATATTAAATGATGAGCAAAAGAAAAAGTTTGAAATGAAGAAGGAGCTAGATCTTAGTTTCGGAATACCGGGGCTATCTCGGTTTAGGGCTAACGTTTTTTATCAAAGGGGGCAAATTGCCTGTGCAATAAGGACAATCCCATTTAAAATTAGAACTTTTAAACAATTAGGTCTACCTCCTATTGTTGCCGAAATGGCGAATAAACAGAAGGGTTTAATCCTTGTTACAGGACCTACAGGTTGTGGTAAGTCTACAACTCTTGCAGCTATTATAGATAAAATAAATAGAGAGAGGAAAGTTCATATTGTGACAATTGAGGATCCTATAGAATATCTATTTAGGCACGAGAGAGCCATTGTTAATCAAAGGCAAGTTGGTGCTGATACAGATGGATTTGCAATTGCATTGAAATACATTCTAAGGCAGGATCCTGATGTAGTTATGATAGGGGAGATGAGAGATAGAGAAACAATGGAAGCGGCTTTAAATGTTGCTGAAACAGGGCATCTTACGCTTGCTACATTACACACAAATTCAGCTGTTGAGTCTATTTCAAGAATTGTTGATACATTCCCAGAAGAAAGACACAATCAGGTTCGAGCTCAGATTGCTTTTGTTCTAATAGGTATAATAACTCAAAGTTTAATTCCAAAGAAAACTGGCGGAAGAGCATTAGCAGTAGAAATTCTCATTGGAACCCCAGCTGTTAAAGCTTTAATAAGAGATAATAAGACTCATCAATTGTATTCTCTAATGCAAGCAGGACAGAAATATGGAATGGTTACAATGAATCAATCTCTTTATAAGTTATATATGGATGGAGAGATAACCTTGGAAGACGCTATTTCTTATTCAAGAGAACCTGGAGAATTGGAAGAAATGATAGCAAAGAAACAAATGGTTTTACATTAG
- a CDS encoding NAD-dependent deacylase, which produces MKIDKEVLERIKKAETAFALTGAGSSAPSGIPTFRGSEGFWKDKTPFSVEMFKENPQIVWEWHIEIKNLIKKAKPNASHFTLAKMQKFFKDFAVITQNIDNLHQEAGSDKVIELHGNIYRNKCNDCGKKYGEIDTKEIPKCEECGGLVRPDVVWFGEPLPYDALLEARRYAERSELCFVIGTSGVVQPAASIPLIAKEYGAFVVEVNIEETVLSRYLDYSIFGDVSIVLPELYEELLKNGG; this is translated from the coding sequence ATGAAGATAGATAAAGAAGTTTTAGAAAGGATAAAAAAAGCTGAAACTGCATTCGCTTTGACAGGAGCAGGGAGTTCGGCTCCCTCAGGCATTCCGACTTTTAGAGGCAGTGAGGGTTTTTGGAAAGATAAGACTCCTTTTTCTGTTGAAATGTTTAAAGAGAATCCTCAAATAGTTTGGGAATGGCATATAGAGATAAAAAATTTGATAAAAAAAGCAAAGCCAAATGCTTCTCATTTCACTCTTGCAAAAATGCAAAAATTTTTTAAAGATTTTGCAGTAATAACTCAAAATATAGATAATTTACATCAAGAGGCTGGTTCAGATAAAGTTATTGAGCTTCACGGTAATATTTACAGAAACAAATGCAATGATTGCGGAAAAAAATATGGAGAAATAGATACAAAAGAAATCCCTAAATGTGAAGAATGTGGAGGTTTGGTAAGACCTGATGTTGTTTGGTTTGGAGAACCTCTTCCATATGATGCACTTCTCGAAGCAAGAAGATATGCAGAGAGAAGCGAACTTTGTTTTGTTATAGGGACTTCAGGGGTTGTTCAACCCGCAGCTTCTATTCCTCTTATTGCAAAAGAATATGGAGCTTTTGTGGTTGAGGTAAATATAGAAGAGACAGTTTTAAGTAGATACTTAGATTATTCTATTTTTGGAGATGTTTCAATAGTTCTCCCTGAACTTTATGAGGAGTTGCTTAAAAATGGAGGATAA
- a CDS encoding sigma-54 dependent transcriptional regulator: MNERILVIDDEVSILEVIKLGLEENGFKVDIFSDPKEALEKFSMENYDAVLTDINMPEMSGLEVLHRCKEIDPESVVILITAYSSIDSAIEAIRGGALDYIRKPFRMEELILRLKEALERVRTKKSLKTLREEKLEEFKIIGNNEKIREIREKIEKVASTTSPVLIYGESGTGKELVANLIHYHSNRPGRFVPINCSAFPSELLESELFGYKKGAFTGADRDKKGLFEVANKGTLFLDEISTLPLELQPKILRAIQEMSFTPLGGTKEVKVDVRIVSATNENIEKLVEEKKFREDLYYRLNVIPIRIPPLRERREDILALVQHFNKKISARLNLKEKIFTDDAYEKLMNYKWPGNVRELENFIERLIVLESSEVIDASLLPDEIGGKEEGEKFNLEEIEKRTIKRALEVARGDKSKASELLGIHPSTLYRKIKSYKLESLLEV, translated from the coding sequence ATGAATGAACGGATTTTGGTAATTGATGATGAGGTGAGTATTCTTGAAGTTATTAAACTTGGGTTAGAAGAAAATGGATTTAAAGTAGATATATTTTCTGATCCAAAAGAGGCTTTAGAAAAATTTTCTATGGAAAATTATGATGCCGTTCTTACTGATATAAATATGCCGGAGATGTCTGGACTTGAAGTCTTACATCGGTGTAAGGAAATAGATCCGGAATCGGTTGTCATTCTTATAACAGCTTATTCTTCTATTGATTCTGCAATAGAAGCAATAAGAGGGGGTGCTTTAGATTATATAAGAAAACCTTTTAGGATGGAAGAGTTAATCTTAAGACTGAAAGAAGCATTGGAAAGAGTTAGAACAAAAAAGAGTTTGAAGACTCTTAGAGAGGAGAAACTTGAAGAATTTAAAATTATCGGAAATAATGAAAAGATAAGGGAGATAAGAGAGAAAATAGAAAAAGTAGCTTCAACCACTTCTCCTGTTCTTATTTATGGAGAAAGTGGAACAGGAAAAGAATTGGTTGCAAATTTAATTCATTATCACTCAAATAGACCTGGAAGATTTGTTCCAATTAATTGTTCAGCTTTTCCATCAGAGTTGTTAGAATCGGAGCTTTTTGGATATAAAAAAGGAGCTTTTACAGGAGCAGATAGAGATAAAAAAGGATTGTTCGAGGTTGCTAATAAAGGAACTTTATTTCTGGATGAAATTAGTACACTTCCTTTAGAACTTCAACCAAAAATACTTAGAGCTATCCAGGAGATGAGTTTTACACCCTTAGGAGGGACAAAAGAAGTTAAAGTAGATGTAAGGATAGTGAGTGCTACAAACGAGAATATTGAGAAACTTGTAGAAGAGAAGAAATTTAGAGAAGATTTATATTATAGATTGAATGTAATTCCCATAAGAATTCCGCCTCTTAGGGAGAGAAGAGAAGACATTCTTGCTTTGGTTCAACATTTTAATAAGAAAATTTCGGCAAGGCTAAATTTGAAGGAGAAGATTTTTACGGATGATGCTTATGAAAAATTGATGAATTATAAATGGCCTGGAAATGTCAGAGAATTAGAAAATTTTATTGAAAGGTTGATTGTTTTAGAGAGTTCAGAAGTTATTGATGCTTCTCTTCTTCCAGATGAAATTGGAGGTAAAGAGGAAGGGGAAAAGTTTAATTTAGAAGAGATAGAAAAAAGAACCATAAAAAGAGCGTTGGAAGTCGCAAGAGGAGATAAAAGCAAAGCTTCAGAACTTTTGGGAATTCACCCCTCAACTCTTTATAGAAAGATTAAAAGTTATAAGTTAGAATCTCTTTTAGAAGTGTGA
- a CDS encoding GWxTD domain-containing protein: MFFVSFLIGFSADFQVGRDTNFVPYVIASYRIPFSDLVFYKRDTFYLGEYLVSLALKRDRYQMGGKSKKNKILVNDYNETKSENLYHSDSIKVEVPEGEVEVILTLSDINSNRVWSKSEKIKISKLKSPDIGSIRWLSNPSKEVFTNKDTVKIKINILSKEKEKIGLTLYFKDEKEKVFFKRDTTFFVNKIQEVKVFIPASKFEEGFYTFFVELKPIERKEVIRKSISFRVWHPFFQSKRFLERVRQMEYIATSSEIKKLLTAEIEEREKLWNEFWESKDPTPGDNINEIQITYFERVDYANKHFSYNSLFEGWRTDRGKIYIILGPPDYITEEPVSNISEYYAYQIWYYYDKRYKLIFVQRYLTGDYELLNPPPEYWR, from the coding sequence ATGTTTTTTGTTTCATTTTTAATAGGATTTAGTGCGGATTTTCAAGTAGGAAGAGACACTAATTTTGTTCCTTATGTGATTGCAAGTTATAGAATACCTTTTTCTGATTTGGTATTTTATAAAAGGGATACTTTCTATTTAGGAGAATATCTCGTTTCTTTAGCTTTGAAAAGAGATAGATATCAAATGGGAGGCAAGAGTAAAAAAAATAAAATATTGGTTAATGATTATAATGAAACCAAATCTGAAAATCTTTACCATAGCGATTCCATTAAAGTGGAAGTTCCTGAAGGAGAAGTAGAAGTTATTCTTACTCTTTCAGATATTAATTCAAATAGAGTTTGGAGTAAGTCGGAAAAAATAAAAATCTCAAAACTAAAGTCCCCAGACATTGGCTCTATAAGATGGCTTTCTAATCCTTCTAAAGAGGTCTTTACAAATAAAGATACTGTTAAAATTAAGATAAATATTTTAAGTAAAGAAAAAGAAAAAATTGGATTGACTCTTTATTTCAAAGATGAAAAAGAGAAGGTTTTTTTTAAAAGGGATACAACATTTTTTGTTAATAAAATTCAAGAAGTAAAAGTTTTTATTCCTGCTTCTAAATTTGAAGAAGGTTTTTATACTTTTTTTGTAGAACTTAAGCCTATAGAGAGAAAAGAAGTAATAAGAAAATCTATTTCTTTCAGGGTATGGCACCCTTTTTTCCAATCTAAAAGATTTTTAGAAAGAGTTAGGCAAATGGAATACATTGCTACTTCAAGTGAGATAAAGAAATTACTAACCGCGGAAATAGAAGAGAGAGAAAAGCTATGGAATGAGTTCTGGGAAAGTAAAGATCCAACACCTGGAGATAACATAAATGAGATCCAAATTACTTATTTTGAGAGAGTTGACTATGCAAATAAGCATTTTTCGTACAATTCTCTCTTTGAAGGTTGGAGGACAGATAGGGGAAAGATTTACATCATTTTAGGACCCCCTGATTATATAACTGAAGAACCTGTTAGTAACATTTCAGAATATTATGCTTATCAAATATGGTATTATTATGATAAAAGGTATAAGTTGATTTTTGTGCAGCGATATCTTACAGGAGATTATGAGTTGTTAAATCCCCCTCCTGAATATTGGAGATAA
- the pilB gene encoding type IV-A pilus assembly ATPase PilB, which yields MQRIGEILIQAGKITPEQLKFALQKQKQVAKRLGAILIEEGFITDSELAKVLSLQFRVPSIDIKPEDVDKSVISLINNDMAQRYQVFPIRRKGGRLVLGMVNPGDLEAIDAVEFKTGLKVEPVVVSYWKMNQLLNQFYPVTKEIDRIEKKEEMEEQFIFTEEDAEDIFIRESEIEEEDWRAEAQEKPVIKLVNYLITSAVKKGASDIHIEPYEKTLRVRFRIDGVLQQVAEPPYRLKNAISTRVKIMTGTMDPSERRLTQNGRIKIRVDGKPIDIRVSIIPTVFGEKVVMRILDPSALMLNMEDLGFEPDALEKFQKAILKPYGLVLVTGPTGSGKSTTLYSALAALNKPEVNIMTVEDPVEYNLKGINQVQVNPEIGFDFPEALRAFLRQSPNIILVGEIREIDTASIAIRAALTGHLVLSTLHTNDAPSAVHRLVDIGIEPFLIASSLNLIQAQRLLRKVCKNCRKKIGPEDVDKIDILRSMGLSKEEILNGNIYKAGEGCPECNSTGYKGRIAITEVMPISMNLRKMILEKATTDELRIAAQKEGMRTLREDGIVKLKKGLTSPEEVLRVTVEV from the coding sequence ATGCAGAGAATAGGGGAGATTTTAATTCAGGCTGGCAAAATTACTCCTGAACAGTTAAAATTTGCTTTGCAAAAGCAAAAACAAGTAGCTAAAAGATTAGGTGCAATTCTTATTGAAGAAGGTTTTATTACAGATAGTGAGCTTGCAAAGGTTTTGTCTTTACAGTTTCGTGTTCCTTCAATTGATATTAAACCCGAAGATGTGGATAAGAGTGTTATTTCTCTTATAAATAATGATATGGCACAACGATATCAAGTTTTTCCTATTAGGAGAAAAGGTGGAAGGTTGGTCTTGGGTATGGTTAATCCCGGGGATCTAGAGGCTATTGATGCTGTTGAGTTTAAAACCGGTTTAAAAGTAGAACCTGTTGTTGTGAGTTACTGGAAAATGAATCAACTTTTAAATCAATTTTATCCAGTTACTAAAGAAATAGACAGAATAGAGAAAAAAGAAGAGATGGAAGAGCAATTTATTTTCACAGAAGAAGATGCGGAGGATATTTTTATAAGAGAATCTGAGATAGAAGAAGAAGATTGGAGGGCTGAGGCTCAAGAGAAACCTGTAATAAAACTTGTTAATTATTTAATTACATCGGCAGTGAAAAAGGGAGCTTCTGATATTCATATTGAGCCTTATGAGAAAACTTTAAGGGTTAGATTTAGAATAGATGGTGTGTTACAACAAGTAGCTGAACCTCCTTATAGATTAAAAAATGCAATTTCTACAAGAGTTAAAATAATGACTGGCACTATGGATCCTTCAGAAAGAAGGCTTACTCAAAATGGAAGGATAAAAATTAGAGTGGATGGGAAACCAATTGATATTAGAGTAAGTATAATACCAACAGTTTTTGGAGAGAAAGTGGTGATGAGGATACTTGATCCTTCGGCTCTTATGTTAAATATGGAAGATCTTGGTTTTGAACCAGATGCTCTTGAGAAATTTCAAAAAGCTATTCTTAAGCCTTATGGATTGGTGCTTGTTACAGGACCCACAGGAAGTGGAAAATCTACAACTTTGTATTCTGCCCTTGCTGCCTTAAATAAACCAGAAGTAAACATTATGACTGTTGAAGATCCTGTTGAATATAACTTAAAGGGAATAAATCAAGTCCAAGTTAATCCGGAAATAGGATTTGATTTCCCTGAAGCTTTACGAGCTTTTTTAAGGCAGTCACCAAATATAATCCTTGTTGGAGAGATTAGAGAAATAGATACAGCTTCTATTGCGATTAGGGCAGCTCTAACAGGACATCTTGTTTTATCCACTCTTCACACTAATGATGCTCCAAGTGCTGTTCACCGATTAGTGGACATAGGTATAGAGCCTTTCTTAATAGCAAGCTCTTTGAATCTAATTCAAGCTCAAAGACTTCTTAGAAAAGTTTGTAAAAATTGTAGAAAAAAGATAGGACCGGAGGATGTAGATAAGATAGACATTCTTAGAAGTATGGGTCTATCTAAAGAGGAAATATTAAATGGGAACATATACAAAGCTGGAGAAGGATGCCCGGAATGTAATTCTACAGGTTATAAAGGTAGGATTGCAATAACAGAAGTAATGCCTATCTCAATGAATTTGAGAAAAATGATTCTTGAGAAAGCAACAACCGATGAGTTAAGAATAGCTGCTCAGAAAGAAGGGATGCGAACTCTTAGGGAAGACGGAATTGTTAAGTTAAAAAAAGGTCTCACAAGCCCAGAAGAAGTTTTAAGAGTTACTGTAGAGGTTTAA
- the pilB gene encoding type IV-A pilus assembly ATPase PilB, which translates to MRVGRILLLDGVITETQLKEALKRQREVGGRLGTNLLELGYVNERQLVSALEKSLNVKGVVLSDYPLDKEVLNLISPDIARAYECVPVERKGKTLYLAMINPSDVQAQEDIRFKTGYDIVPLIAAEKSIKRVLKEHYETKALEDEVAEEMGLKEEIEVMEEKEEEEEASVLTAQIESGPVVQYVNYLLKKAVMEGVSDLHIEPFEKDVRVRVRIDGVLHDFQPPPFKLYKAVVSRIKVMSNLKIQEKRRPQDGRFQAQIMGRKIDFRVGVVPTVFGEKVAIRVLDSESIEFDLTKLGLEGKALSDTMNAIKKPHGIILVTGPTGSGKTTTLYSILREINNIEINISTAEDPVEYTLFGINQVQVREEIGLNFVEALKAFLRQDPDVIMVGEIRDKPTSDIAIRSSLTGHLVLSTVHTNSAAATVTRLINMGIAPFLLASTLELIISQRLVRTICPRCKAPYEISEEEILKLGFDPSRLNGKKVFRGFGCDNCKKTGYKGRVGLFEVMVVSPTIRKMIVEGATSDEIELEARKEGMETLRDAGIKKILEGITTLEEVARETQER; encoded by the coding sequence GTGAGAGTCGGAAGAATATTATTATTGGATGGTGTTATCACAGAAACACAATTAAAGGAAGCGCTAAAAAGGCAGCGAGAGGTGGGAGGACGTTTAGGTACAAACTTATTAGAATTAGGCTATGTTAACGAAAGACAACTTGTTAGCGCTCTTGAGAAAAGTTTAAACGTAAAAGGTGTTGTCCTTTCTGATTATCCTTTAGATAAAGAAGTTTTAAATTTGATTTCCCCTGATATTGCTAGAGCTTATGAGTGTGTTCCTGTAGAGAGGAAAGGGAAAACCCTTTATTTGGCGATGATAAATCCAAGTGATGTTCAAGCCCAAGAAGATATTAGATTTAAGACAGGGTATGACATAGTTCCTTTAATAGCAGCTGAAAAATCTATAAAAAGAGTTTTAAAAGAACATTACGAAACTAAGGCTCTTGAAGATGAGGTTGCGGAAGAGATGGGTCTTAAAGAAGAAATAGAAGTAATGGAAGAAAAAGAAGAGGAAGAAGAAGCATCTGTTCTCACCGCTCAGATTGAATCTGGACCAGTAGTCCAATATGTAAATTATCTTTTGAAAAAAGCTGTAATGGAAGGAGTAAGTGATCTACATATTGAACCTTTTGAAAAAGATGTGAGAGTAAGAGTGAGAATTGATGGAGTTTTGCACGATTTTCAACCTCCTCCTTTTAAACTTTATAAAGCAGTTGTGTCCAGAATTAAGGTTATGTCAAATCTTAAGATTCAGGAGAAAAGGAGGCCTCAGGATGGAAGATTTCAAGCTCAAATTATGGGAAGAAAAATCGATTTTAGGGTAGGGGTTGTTCCAACTGTTTTTGGAGAGAAAGTGGCTATACGAGTTCTTGACTCTGAGAGTATAGAGTTTGATTTAACTAAATTAGGATTAGAAGGAAAAGCTCTAAGTGATACTATGAATGCAATAAAGAAACCCCACGGGATTATCTTAGTTACAGGTCCTACAGGTTCTGGAAAGACAACTACCTTATATTCAATTCTCAGAGAGATTAATAATATAGAAATAAACATTTCTACTGCTGAGGATCCTGTTGAATACACACTTTTTGGAATTAATCAGGTTCAAGTTAGGGAAGAGATTGGTCTTAATTTTGTAGAAGCTTTGAAAGCTTTTTTACGTCAGGATCCTGATGTAATTATGGTAGGAGAAATAAGAGATAAACCAACCTCAGATATTGCTATACGTTCTTCTCTTACTGGCCATCTTGTTCTTTCTACTGTTCATACAAATTCTGCAGCAGCTACAGTTACTCGTCTTATAAATATGGGTATCGCTCCTTTTCTTTTGGCTTCAACTCTTGAACTTATTATTTCACAGCGATTAGTTAGGACAATTTGCCCAAGATGCAAAGCTCCATATGAAATTTCAGAAGAAGAGATTTTGAAACTTGGTTTTGATCCTTCAAGACTGAATGGTAAAAAAGTTTTTCGGGGTTTTGGTTGCGATAATTGTAAAAAAACCGGTTATAAAGGGAGAGTTGGATTGTTTGAAGTTATGGTGGTTAGTCCAACTATAAGGAAAATGATTGTAGAAGGAGCTACTTCAGACGAAATAGAATTAGAGGCAAGAAAGGAAGGAATGGAGACTTTAAGGGATGCTGGTATTAAAAAAATTCTTGAGGGGATTACAACTCTTGAAGAAGTGGCTAGAGAGACTCAGGAGAGATAG
- a CDS encoding ATP-binding protein has product MNKIKRYCIYRFILFLLIFFLIFIFREERKSLFPLFLLSSIFILDEIFVLSSQKNPNLFNLILDGLYLSLSVIFTGGAVSPFIPFYLLLIMLTAYMLEPVHSFIISGYSILSYGFISLFLREKIPGNLIMVALPELPGLETVLIEFVVFSFAFIFTSAFTSLIIQVFRRQLIRFKIDISDIVEAIEYGIVAVDEEGRIVWKNSKASKLLGVSLPRGERYLEVLPSPFNEAFEKILKKEEKQIELEVGGKIFTIRGNNFEDKGVIFTIKDSTEEKEIERKMQMREKLVTLGNFAANLAHEVRNPVSSIRASAELISPSKGKVNKNKKIKEVILKESDRLDYLVESFLDFAKSFDLESKEIQVYSLIENVIRDLKKSKYFNKNIKIQNKVGKEFKIKGDYNLLRSVFFNLGVNSLKAISKEGTVEFGVEENDKKVIFVKDTGCGIKEEDLNEIFSPFYSRFKEGFGFGLPIVKKILDLHNFDIEVKSKVGEGTEVKVII; this is encoded by the coding sequence GTGAACAAAATTAAAAGATATTGTATATACAGATTTATCTTATTTTTACTTATTTTCTTTCTTATTTTCATCTTTAGGGAAGAAAGGAAAAGTTTATTTCCTTTATTTTTGCTTTCTTCTATTTTTATTCTTGATGAAATCTTTGTTCTTTCTTCACAAAAGAACCCTAATTTATTTAATTTAATTTTAGATGGGCTCTATCTTTCTCTTTCTGTTATTTTTACTGGAGGAGCTGTAAGTCCCTTTATTCCTTTTTATCTTCTTCTTATTATGTTAACCGCATATATGCTTGAACCCGTTCACTCTTTTATTATAAGTGGTTATTCAATTCTCTCATATGGATTTATTTCGCTTTTTCTAAGGGAAAAAATTCCTGGGAATCTTATTATGGTTGCTTTACCCGAACTTCCAGGATTAGAAACTGTTTTAATCGAGTTTGTCGTATTTTCTTTTGCTTTTATTTTTACTTCTGCTTTTACTTCTCTTATTATTCAAGTTTTTAGGAGACAGTTAATTAGATTTAAGATAGACATTTCCGATATTGTTGAGGCTATTGAATACGGAATTGTTGCAGTGGATGAAGAAGGTAGGATAGTTTGGAAAAACTCTAAGGCTTCTAAGCTGCTTGGAGTTTCTCTTCCTCGAGGAGAAAGGTATTTAGAAGTTCTACCTTCTCCTTTTAATGAAGCTTTTGAAAAAATATTAAAGAAAGAAGAGAAACAAATTGAACTTGAAGTTGGAGGTAAAATTTTTACTATAAGGGGTAATAATTTTGAAGATAAAGGAGTTATTTTTACAATTAAAGATAGCACTGAAGAGAAGGAAATAGAAAGAAAGATGCAGATGAGAGAGAAATTAGTTACTCTTGGAAATTTTGCAGCAAATCTTGCCCATGAGGTTAGGAATCCTGTTTCTTCGATTAGAGCTTCAGCAGAACTAATTTCTCCTTCAAAAGGTAAGGTTAATAAAAATAAAAAAATAAAAGAGGTTATATTAAAGGAGTCTGATAGATTAGACTATCTTGTGGAAAGCTTTTTAGATTTTGCAAAGAGTTTTGATCTTGAATCTAAAGAAATTCAAGTTTATTCTCTAATTGAAAATGTTATTCGGGATTTGAAAAAGAGCAAATATTTTAATAAAAATATAAAAATTCAGAATAAAGTTGGAAAAGAATTTAAGATAAAAGGAGATTATAACCTTTTAAGAAGTGTTTTTTTTAATCTTGGGGTTAATTCTTTGAAAGCAATCTCTAAAGAGGGAACTGTAGAGTTTGGGGTAGAAGAAAATGATAAAAAAGTAATATTTGTTAAAGATACAGGATGTGGAATTAAAGAAGAAGATTTAAATGAGATATTTTCTCCCTTTTATTCGCGTTTTAAAGAGGGTTTTGGTTTTGGGCTTCCTATAGTAAAAAAAATATTAGATTTACACAATTTTGATATTGAGGTTAAAAGTAAAGTTGGAGAAGGAACGGAGGTTAAAGTTATCATATGA